In the genome of Tachysurus vachellii isolate PV-2020 chromosome 9, HZAU_Pvac_v1, whole genome shotgun sequence, one region contains:
- the LOC132851627 gene encoding lymphocyte antigen 75-like gives MKSIFFLFLLAAGCVVAVGLTKEYVFINSALQWNEAQTYCRQKYKDLATITTMKENNQLFPAPFFYSWIGLYNTLGTWEWSDGEQTSFFNWYDYPQSDCATILPYPYYGKWYSFSCTNSFTFYCYQFLILVKEKKTWEEAQEFCETQYTGLASVSSSWSLEQLIQETVGTETESVWTGLHFMDGQWLWVNEEQTWSQTQSQMWSVIWSPMWSQTQILVSMPSCPAQSYRCGALNTTSNTMKNHNCNERLNFICYWT, from the exons ATGAAatccatcttttttcttttcctgctgGCAGCAGGTTGTGTTGTGGCTGTGGGTCTGACAAAAGAGTATGTATTCATTAACTCTGCATTACAGTGGAATGAGGCTCAGACATAttgcagacaaaaatacaaagaccTGGCCACCATCACCACTATgaaggaaaacaatcaactcTTTCCTGCTCCATTTTTTTATAGTTGGATCGGTCTGTACAACACATTAGGCACCTGGGAATGGTCTGATGGAGAACAGACTTCTTTCTTTAACTGGTACGATTATCCACAAAGTGATTGTGCCACAATTTTACCTTATCCTTATTATGGTAAATGGTATTCCTTCTCCTGCACAAACTCATTTACTTTCTACTGCTATCAATTCCTGATCCtggtgaaggagaagaagaccTGGGAAGAGGCTCAGGAGTTCTGTGAGACTCAGTATACTGGCTTGGCCTCTGTGAGCTCCAGTTGGAGTCTGGAGCAGCTGATACAAGAGACAGTGGGGACGGAGACGGAGAGCGTGTGGACCGGCCTGCACTTCATGGATGGACAGTGGCTCTGGGTGAACGAGGAGCAGACGTGGAGTCAGACACAGAGtcagatgtggagtgtgatatGGAGCCCGATGTGGAGTCAGACACAGATCCTGGTCTCAATGCCTTCATGTCCAGCTCAGTCTTACCGCTGTGGAGCTCTCAACACCACATCAAACACCATGAAGAACCACAACTGCAACGAGAGGCTGAACTTCATCTGCTACTGGAC GTGA